A genome region from Deltaproteobacteria bacterium includes the following:
- a CDS encoding threonylcarbamoyl-AMP synthase: MENFTSTLLYPKLQPQEYQALAGGLLDGRTIIYPTETGYAIGCDALNAEAVERLFRVKQRGRQKTMLILVQDRSLLDDLVSGISDIHRRAMNRYWPGPLTIVFDARPGIFPESLVSGKPSSVAIRISSHPFTVRLLDQFRRPIVCTSANLSGESNPSSLADIPEPILKGADYVIDAGELPPSLGATIVRVETGRLRTVRQGDLSLDMDS, from the coding sequence GTGGAAAACTTCACATCAACACTGCTCTACCCGAAACTCCAGCCCCAGGAGTATCAGGCCCTTGCGGGCGGGCTGCTCGACGGCCGGACGATCATTTACCCGACCGAGACGGGCTATGCGATCGGCTGTGACGCCCTGAATGCCGAGGCGGTGGAGCGCCTCTTCCGGGTCAAGCAGCGCGGCCGGCAGAAGACCATGCTCATACTGGTCCAGGACCGCAGCCTTCTTGACGATCTGGTCTCCGGCATTTCCGACATTCACCGCCGGGCCATGAACCGTTACTGGCCCGGACCACTGACCATCGTGTTCGATGCCCGGCCCGGCATTTTCCCGGAAAGCCTCGTTTCCGGGAAACCGTCCAGCGTGGCAATACGCATCTCCAGCCACCCCTTTACCGTACGCCTGCTGGACCAGTTCCGCCGCCCCATCGTCTGCACATCCGCCAACCTGTCCGGGGAGTCCAACCCGTCCAGTCTCGCCGATATTCCGGAGCCAATCCTGAAGGGCGCCGACTACGTGATAGATGCCGGCGAACTGCCCCCGTCCCTTGGGGCCACCATTGTCCGGGTCGAAACCGGCCGCCTGCGTACCGTGCGGCAAGGCGACCTGTCCCTCGATATGGACTCCTGA
- a CDS encoding DUF1015 domain-containing protein: MATVYPFRAVRYADSLDLSRVVAPPYDVISPDFRAELAARDPRNAIFIELPEAEGNETRYETAARKLAAWRQDGSLTQDSRSCFYRYRQTFTPPGSRDRLSRDGFFAAVRIEDYDRRIILPHEKTLDKPKADRLDLIRATRMNISPVFGFFSDAGGAVMHALDAATGKAAQGELARRFTDENGIEHEVRRLDDPVANSRIVAALEPVSIYIADGHHRYGTAINYRNECREKAGSAPQGAPWERVLMYLAPAGQMTVLAYHRMARNLPGFEWAKAKTALTGDFEITEQDDLDTALATLNSAPAEQNSFCLAVAGEPRLFVIRARNPAAIRARLPGELHESLRKLDVTVLHEFLLSRELGIDQSALAKESYLSYTPDAAKVVAEVRAGRQQLGCLLRPTLVSQVQEVSDAGQVMPQKSTYFYPKLPTGIVFNPVAE, from the coding sequence ATGGCTACCGTCTACCCGTTCCGTGCCGTTCGCTATGCCGACTCCCTGGATCTCTCCAGGGTGGTCGCACCACCCTACGATGTCATATCCCCCGATTTCCGGGCCGAACTGGCCGCCCGCGATCCCCGGAATGCCATCTTCATCGAACTCCCCGAAGCCGAGGGAAACGAGACCAGATACGAAACCGCCGCCCGCAAGCTTGCCGCGTGGAGGCAGGACGGGTCGCTCACCCAGGATTCAAGAAGCTGCTTTTACCGGTACCGCCAGACTTTCACGCCGCCGGGATCAAGGGACCGCCTCTCCCGGGACGGTTTCTTTGCCGCCGTCAGGATCGAGGATTACGACCGCAGAATTATCCTCCCCCACGAGAAAACCCTCGACAAGCCCAAGGCCGACCGCCTTGACCTGATCCGGGCCACACGAATGAACATTTCCCCGGTCTTCGGCTTCTTTTCCGATGCCGGCGGCGCCGTCATGCACGCACTGGATGCCGCCACCGGAAAGGCCGCCCAGGGTGAGCTCGCCCGCCGGTTCACCGATGAAAACGGGATCGAGCATGAGGTCCGCCGCCTGGATGACCCGGTGGCCAATTCCCGGATCGTGGCGGCGCTGGAGCCGGTGTCCATCTATATCGCCGACGGGCACCACCGGTACGGCACCGCCATCAACTACCGGAACGAGTGCCGCGAAAAGGCAGGTTCCGCTCCGCAGGGCGCGCCCTGGGAGCGGGTGCTGATGTACCTGGCCCCTGCCGGGCAGATGACCGTTCTGGCCTATCACCGCATGGCCCGGAACCTGCCCGGTTTCGAATGGGCAAAGGCGAAAACCGCCCTCACCGGCGACTTTGAAATCACCGAGCAGGACGATCTCGACACCGCGCTTGCCACGCTCAACTCCGCGCCCGCCGAACAGAACTCGTTCTGCCTGGCGGTGGCCGGCGAACCCAGGCTGTTCGTCATCCGGGCCAGGAACCCGGCGGCGATCCGCGCCCGGCTTCCCGGCGAACTGCACGAAAGCCTCCGCAAGCTTGACGTGACCGTTCTTCACGAGTTCCTGCTCTCCAGGGAACTCGGCATTGACCAGTCGGCGCTCGCCAAAGAATCGTATCTTTCCTACACGCCGGATGCCGCGAAGGTTGTCGCCGAAGTCCGCGCCGGACGGCAGCAGCTCGGCTGCCTGCTCCGGCCCACGCTGGTCAGCCAGGTGCAGGAGGTGTCCGACGCCGGGCAGGTCATGCCGCAGAAGTCCACCTACTTCTATCCCAAGCTGCCCACCGGGATCGTCTTCAACCCGGTCGCCGAATAG
- a CDS encoding HEAT repeat domain-containing protein, translating to MPDDGKTVRIRALIERLKTGDIEHRREAAIGLGEMGAVEATPDLLAAFDASGWLVRQAAVQALLSMPSAEAVTGLLEKLRNSDARIRAAAVEAIRGIGTPSIRPLVALLKDPAPQVVRYAAEMLGDIGSPEAIPALEEGLNHPDENTVYQVLLAIGKLRDTRTVAKIKPLLSRSLWVQTAALEALAMIGGHEAEAEVVSLLKGEIWALPAVLDALSQIGTEKVLPQLYEFIVSDQELAQIALKAVARIIGRTGTHTFSEKERSNLLKVSALALKATDPDIRRAAVFLVGHFRAPEFTGPLCDVLRRGEAGEALGCDDDEQREAASALAAIGAPAIGGLVELLYEVDTASRMLVIDALAQIRSPDAARALEPLVESDDPEIARAATDALGRIADPDSIDILFNLFGHSDAGIRGAAQSALARFGNRVLERLLAMVSSPAAEVRTQAAAALGALKDPVAIEPLKKLLVDPANEVKRAAVFALAQINEQHVGSLPLLLLGNQDPAVRSASAQVLGRLRDKRAVEPLQYLLTEDADPWVRYEAAQALGEIGDQRAVAPLCERTYDDAPQVRIAALKAVVRLALEDRIHELEKVLEDRDPEVRLALIESLGPRAVVPGAEALIIVALKDEDWRVRVAAFRSLARRSSESPARMLPHLRPLLSDPNDRVRNAAADFFRSIEGQ from the coding sequence ATGCCGGATGACGGCAAAACCGTCCGGATCAGGGCCCTTATTGAGCGGCTGAAGACTGGCGACATCGAGCATCGCCGGGAAGCGGCGATCGGGCTGGGTGAGATGGGCGCCGTGGAGGCGACACCAGACCTGCTGGCCGCCTTTGATGCGTCCGGGTGGCTCGTGCGGCAGGCGGCTGTCCAGGCACTTCTGTCCATGCCCTCGGCGGAGGCCGTGACCGGCCTGCTGGAAAAGCTCCGCAACTCCGACGCCCGTATCCGGGCGGCTGCAGTGGAAGCCATCCGCGGGATTGGAACCCCGTCGATCAGGCCGCTGGTGGCCCTGCTGAAAGATCCTGCTCCACAGGTGGTTCGCTATGCAGCCGAAATGCTGGGCGATATCGGCTCTCCGGAGGCGATCCCGGCCCTGGAAGAGGGACTCAACCACCCGGATGAAAACACCGTTTACCAGGTGTTGTTGGCGATCGGAAAACTGAGAGACACGCGCACGGTGGCGAAGATCAAGCCGCTCCTGTCCCGGTCGCTCTGGGTCCAGACTGCCGCGCTTGAGGCACTGGCGATGATCGGGGGGCATGAGGCCGAGGCAGAAGTGGTCTCGCTCCTGAAGGGCGAAATATGGGCGTTGCCGGCGGTGCTGGATGCACTCTCCCAGATTGGCACCGAGAAAGTCTTGCCGCAGCTTTACGAGTTCATCGTTTCAGATCAGGAACTGGCCCAGATCGCTCTGAAGGCCGTCGCCCGCATCATCGGCCGGACCGGTACGCATACCTTCAGCGAGAAGGAACGCTCGAACCTGCTCAAGGTGTCGGCTCTTGCCCTCAAGGCGACCGATCCGGATATCCGTCGTGCCGCAGTCTTTCTGGTGGGCCATTTCCGGGCGCCCGAGTTTACCGGCCCCCTCTGTGATGTGCTCCGGCGGGGTGAGGCGGGCGAGGCGCTCGGTTGCGACGACGACGAGCAGCGCGAGGCGGCCAGCGCACTGGCCGCAATTGGCGCCCCCGCCATCGGGGGGCTCGTCGAACTGCTTTATGAAGTGGATACGGCCTCACGAATGCTCGTCATTGATGCGCTGGCGCAAATCCGATCCCCGGATGCCGCACGGGCGCTGGAGCCGCTTGTGGAGTCCGACGATCCGGAGATCGCCCGTGCAGCCACCGATGCCCTTGGACGGATCGCCGACCCGGACTCGATCGACATACTGTTCAACCTGTTCGGGCATTCTGATGCGGGTATCCGCGGGGCGGCGCAGTCAGCCCTTGCCCGGTTCGGAAACCGGGTGCTCGAACGGCTGCTGGCAATGGTTTCCAGTCCGGCCGCGGAAGTCCGTACGCAGGCGGCGGCGGCACTGGGCGCGCTCAAGGATCCGGTTGCCATCGAACCGCTCAAGAAGCTGCTGGTGGACCCTGCAAACGAGGTGAAGCGTGCCGCCGTATTCGCCCTGGCCCAGATCAACGAACAGCACGTGGGCTCCCTGCCTCTGCTGCTGCTGGGCAACCAGGACCCGGCCGTCCGGAGCGCATCCGCGCAGGTTCTTGGACGGCTTCGGGACAAGCGGGCCGTTGAACCGCTCCAGTACCTGCTCACCGAAGACGCCGATCCGTGGGTTCGTTACGAAGCGGCCCAGGCACTTGGCGAAATCGGTGACCAGCGGGCAGTGGCCCCCTTGTGCGAACGGACGTACGACGATGCGCCACAGGTCCGCATTGCCGCACTGAAAGCGGTGGTACGGCTCGCGCTTGAAGACCGGATCCATGAACTGGAAAAAGTTCTTGAGGACCGCGATCCGGAAGTCCGGCTCGCGCTCATCGAATCTCTCGGACCGCGGGCGGTTGTTCCGGGCGCCGAAGCGCTGATCATTGTTGCGCTGAAGGATGAGGACTGGCGGGTCAGGGTGGCCGCTTTCCGGTCGCTCGCCCGGAGATCGTCAGAGTCACCGGCCCGGATGCTGCCGCACCTTCGCCCGCTGCTTTCCGATCCAAACGACCGGGTCCGGAATGCGGCAGCCGACTTTTTCCGTTCGATCGAGGGCCAGTAG